gatggacatacttgtactggacgtgcccgtggcgagggcctttaatTGCGGCTTTAATTTGTCCTGTTCTTTTGTGCTTTTCCTTTACTCATTTCTAATCCCCACATTTGAATGTTTACTTCCATCCTGTTGAATGTTAAAACCTTCTCCTCCTGATGTCATGACATACCAATGTGAGGACGGTGGGACGGCGGCGGCGTCCTCACATGGTGAGCTGGTGCAGGTCGTCTCTGACAGGACGTGAAGCCATCCTGCCTTAAAAAGGAAAACTATCTGTGTGTGAGGAGCCCACAGGGTTCGGCTGGAGCCTGAAGGAACACATTCCCAAACACTGGGACTTCCACCGGcccagcagagtgaacaccagggttCTGGACGTCCAACACATGCACACCCACCACATGTTTGGACATGTGGACAATTAATGACATTCTACAGCAGGGCTCTGAAACTcctgttcttccaggttccacattcagtctgattggatctgcagtggacccaaccagtcaaataagaacagaagaatatagaaataatgacaactccaaaaccacctcaaaattacaccaaaaccacctaaaaattactcaaaaatcactttaaaaccactacaaaatttgaagttgtcattatttataggcataatgttaggtggtttttttgggaggtgatttttaggtgtttttggggtcattttggggtcatttttaggtggggtGATTCTTAGgcgtttttttgggtggtttttaggtggtatttagatggggggttttttgtgtaatttttaggtagtttttgggtgatttttgagtcatttttaggtggttttttttgggtgattttaggtgttttttaggtgttttttcagAAGTTTTTTGAGtagttttcaggtggtttttgggtcatttttaggtgtttttttgagtggtttttagatgttttttgagtattttttagataattttttggatgatttttaggtgtttttggggtcatttttgggtcatttcagggttttttttggggtgattttaaggtgtttttttgggtggtttttagatgttttttgagtcatttttaggtgtttttggggtcatttttgagtgatttttgggtggttttttatggtgatttttaagtattttttaggtggtttttagatgttttttgtgtaatttttaggtggttttggggtcatttttgggtcatttttaggtgggttttttgtgtaatttttaggtggttttggggtcatttatgggtcatttttaggtgggttttttgtgtaacttttaggtggttttgggatcatttttgggtcatttttaggtgggttttttgtgtaatttttaggtggttttggggtcatttttgggtcatttttaggtgtttttttgtgtaatttttaggtggttttggggtcatttttgggtcatttttaggtgggttttttgggtgatatttaggtggtttttggggtcacttttgggtgaatttgggtgatttttgagtagtaacttctccacatgcattctggatcagatctacaaagacactatccactgaggaacaggaagaaaagagttcaaattgagctgaggaggaggaggagttagtTGAGGGGCAGGACAGAGGTGGGTGGGGTGGGTACAAATACCCTGGGGCAGTTGTTCCTCCTTCAGTCCTCTGCAGCTCCTGTGTGCTCCATCATGGCCTCCTATAGCTCCGCCCACTCGGCCTCCTCCTACCGCCGTACTTTTGGCCAGGGCGCCTACGCTTCACCCTCCCTTAACCGCTCTCTGCTGGGCCACGCCAGCGTTGGCGGCGGCGGTGGCGGCCATGTGTCCTCCAGGGTCTATGAGGTGACCCGGTCCAGCTCGGCGCCGGCCTACAGGGTCTCCTCCTCCCACCACTACTACGGCGGCCGCCCTCTGACCTCTGCCACCCGCCGCTCCTACGCCGGCGTGGGCGAAACGCTGGACTTCAGCCTGGCTGATGCCCTCAACCAGGAGTTCCTGACCACACGCACCAACGAGAAGGCGGAGCTTCAGCACCTGAACGACCGCTTCGCCAGCTACATTGAGAAGGTGCGCTTCCTGGAGCAGCAGAACCAGGCACTGATGGTGGAGGCGGAGCGTCTGCGTGGACGCCAACCAACCAGGATCGCCGACATGTACGAGGAGGAGCTGAGCGAGCTGAGGAGGGAGGTGGACgtcctgaccaatcagaggtcacGCATTGAGGTGGAGCGCGACAACCTGGCTGACGACCTGGACAAGCTCAAACTCAGGTGGGTGGAGCTAAAGGCTAAACATAGAACACAGAAAAGAAGGGTGTGGCCAGCCAAACCACACGTCTATAAAACGAAAGGGGCGGAGTCTGAAGGCTGTTAGACACACCTCCTTCTGACCGGTCCtcatattttctattatttaattcactgatgtcacaccatgtctgtttttgtgtttatttcatcattttcctTCAGTATTcctttcatttttgtcttgtttggtgtttatttcattattttccttcattatttttgtctttttttagtgtttatttcatcattttccttcattatttgcttcttttttgtcttttttagtgtttacttcatcattttccttcattatttgtttcatttttgtcttttttggtgtttatttcataattttcttccattatttgcttcattttttgtcttttttggtggttatttcattaattttcttcagcatttgcttcattttgtcttttttggtgtttatttcatcattttccttcattatttgtttcatttttgtcttttttggtgtttatttcatcattttctctcattatttgcttcattttttgtcttttttggtgattatttcattaattttcttcagcatttgcttcattttgtcttttttggtgtttatttcaTCACTTTCTTTCATTATGtgcttcatttttgtcatttctggtctttatttcattaattttcgaCAGCAtttgtggtcacgtattccatcatcatatgggtcacttcaggatcacATTCAGTCCAGACTCCAAACTGAATTGTTACTTATATGCTACTTATTCCTCTgaactctgttttttttctgcctgACAGACTCCAGGAGGAGATCCTTCAGAAAGAGGAGACGGAGAATAACCTGGCAGCGTTCAGAGCGGTGAGTCCTGGACCAGATAATGCAGGCCAAAGTTAATCTGAACCAAATGAAATGGGGTTTTGtgtcagatggaggtaaataaGTGATCATTTCACACCTTGAAGGAGCATTTagattgtttcattattttggaaGTTATCAATATTTTTGGGGGGGACTTACGGTAGAAGGGTGAATGTGTGTTTGGATGCAGGACGTGGACGCTGCCACCCTGGCCCGTCTGGACCTGGAGCGACGCATCGAGACCCTGCAGGAGGAGATCACATTCCTGAAGAAGATCCATGAAGAGGTCAGTAGTGGTTTGACTGTCGAACATGTGAGCTCAACTGAACCCAGATTTacaaaaaacacaagtgtgtaatgttggttcaTCCATTCAATCCCTGCTGTGCTCAgcaggataattttttgggctgttctgtttttttttcttatagtggataattttttggctgttttttttcttatagtggataattttttggctgttcttttttttcttacagtggataattttttgggctgttttttttcttatagtggataattttttggctgttttttatcttatagtggatcattttaggggctgttctctttttttttcttacagtggaaaattttttgggctgttctgtcttttttttcttatagtgaataattttttggctgttttttttcttatagtggataattttttgggctgttctctttttttttcttacaatggataattttttgggctgttcatttttttttcttatagtgaataattttttggctgttttttttttcttatagtggataatgttttgggctgttttgtcttttttttcttatagtgaataattttttggttgtttttttcttatagtggataattttttgggctgttctgtttttttcttatagtggataattttttgggctgttctgttttttttttcttatcatggataattttttggtctgttctgttgttttcttacagtagatagttttttgggctgttctgttgttttcttacagtagatagttttttgggctgttctgttttttttttcttatagtgaataattttttggctgtttttttttcttatagtggataattttttgggctgctctgttttttttttcttatagtggataattttttaggctgttctgtttttttttcctatcatggataattttttggactgttctgtttttttttcttatagtgaataattttttggctgtttattttttcttatagtgaataattttttggctgtttttttttcttatagtggataattttttggctgttctgtttttttttcttatggataattttttggactgttctgttttttttttcttacagtgaataattttttggctgtttttttttcttatagtggataattttttaggctgttctgttttttttcttatcgtggataattttttgggctgttctttttttttttctttcttatatggataattttttaggctgttctgtttttttcttatcatggataattttttaggctgttctgtttttttcttatcatggataattttttgggctgttctgttttttttttccttatactgGATGATTTTTggctgtttattttttcttatattggattattttttaggctgttctgttttttttctttcttacatggatcattttttaggctgttctgtttttttttcttatcatggataattttttgggctgttctgtttttttttcttatagtggataatttttggctgtttattttttcttatattggatcattttttaggctgttctgttttttttctttcttacatggatcattttttaggctgttctgttttttttctttcttatatggataattttttgggctgttgctcCTCTAGGCCACCGTACTGGACACCTCTGGACTCAAACCAGTATCTACCTTGTCCTTTTTCCTGCAGGAGATCCGGGAGCTGCAGGCCCAGATGCAGGAGACCCAAGTCCAGATCCAGATGGACATGTCCAAGCCGGACCTGACGGCGGCGCTGCGGGACATCCGAGCTCAGTACGAGGGTATCGCCGCCAAGAACATCGCCGAGGCCGAGGACTGGTACAAGTCTAAGGTGAGAGGGTCATGGGTTGAATGATGACGGAACGGTCGGTGTTATTTTATTTACACATGAGTACCTGCGGATCAAACTGTGTGGTGTTTGTGGTGGCAGGTGTCCGACCTCAACCAGGCGGTGAACAAGAACAACGAGGCTCTGAAGCAGGCGCGACAGGAAACCATGGAGTTCAGACACCAGATCCAGTCGTACACCTGCGAGATCGACTCCCTCAAAGGAACCGTACGCCTCCAAAAGGGTTCTACTGTCCACTAATAGGTTCTACTGTCCACTAGAGGGTTCTACTGTGCACTAAGGGGTTCTACTGTCCACTAGAGGGTTCTACTGTGCACTAAGGGGTTCTACTGTCCACTAGAGGGTTCTACTGTCCACTAGAGGGTTCTACTGTCCACTAAGGGGTTCTACTGTCCACTAGAGGGTTCTACTGTCCACTAAGGGGTTCTACTGTCCACGAAGGGGTTCTACTGTCCACTAGAGCGTTCTAATGTCCACTAAGGGGTTCTACTGTCCACTAGAGGGTTCTACTGTCCACTAAGGGGTTCTACTGTCCACTAGAGGGTTCTACTATCCACTAAGGGGTTCTACTGTCCACTAGAGGGTTCTA
The sequence above is a segment of the Sphaeramia orbicularis unplaced genomic scaffold, fSphaOr1.1, whole genome shotgun sequence genome. Coding sequences within it:
- the desmb gene encoding desmin b, whose translation is MASYSSAHSASSYRRTFGQGAYASPSLNRSLLGHASVGGGGGGHVSSRVYEVTRSSSAPAYRVSSSHHYYGGRPLTSATRRSYAGVGETLDFSLADALNQEFLTTRTNEKAELQHLNDRFASYIEKVRFLEQQNQALMVEAERLRGRQPTRIADMYEEELSELRREVDVLTNQRSRIEVERDNLADDLDKLKLRLQEEILQKEETENNLAAFRADVDAATLARLDLERRIETLQEEITFLKKIHEEEIRELQAQMQETQVQIQMDMSKPDLTAALRDIRAQYEGIAAKNIAEAEDWYKSKVSDLNQAVNKNNEALKQARQETMEFRHQIQSYTCEIDSLKGTNESLMRQMRDMEERHGREASGFQDNIARLEAEIANMKDEMARHLREYQDLLNIKMALDVEIATYRKLLEGEESRIALPVQSYSTLSFRETSPEHPQRSSEMHSKKTVLIKTIETRDGEVVSESTQHQQDIM